Proteins encoded together in one Nyctibius grandis isolate bNycGra1 chromosome 1, bNycGra1.pri, whole genome shotgun sequence window:
- the TFB1M gene encoding dimethyladenosine transferase 1, mitochondrial, which produces MAVPGKVAAFHLPPLPTIGEIIKLFRLKAQKQLSQNFLLDLQLTDKIVRQAGKLKNAYVCEVGPGPGGITRSILSAGVEQLLLIEKDTRFIPGLQMLSEAAPGKVCVVHGDILTYKMEKAFPKHLKKNWEDEPPDIHIIGNLPFSVSTPLIIKWLENISKKDGPFIYGRTQMTLTFQKEVAERLTANPGSKQRSRLSIMSQHLCTVENCFVIPGQAFVPKPEVDVAVVHFTPLVQPKIQQPFELVEKVVRSVFQFRRKYCFRGIQTLFPESGRLKRTEQLMMTANVDPTLRPFQLSMSQFRNLCNTYRKMCDEDPGLFVYNYREDLRQKKKMRNVLRSSEQPEQTEEENEL; this is translated from the exons ATGGCTGTTCCAGGAAAGGTGGCAGCTTTCCATCTGCCTCCCCTGCCAACTATTGGAGAGATTATTAAACTCTTTCGTCTTAAAGCACAGAAACAACTTTCCCAGAACTTTCTGCTGGATTTGCAATTGACAG ACAAGATAGTGAGACAAGCTGGCAAGCTGAAAAATGCCTATGTTTGTGAAGTGGGCCCTGGGCCAGGAGGAATTACCAGATCCATTCTCAGTGCTGGTGTTGAACAACTCCTCTTAATTGAAAAAGATACTCGATTTATTCCAGGATTGCAG ATGTTATCCGAAGCAGCTCCGGGAAAAGTGTGCGTTGTTCATGGAGATATCCTGACATATAAGATGGAGAAGGCTTTtccaaagcacttaaaaaagaACTGGGAGGACG AGCCACCAGATATACATATCATTGGGAATCTGCCCTTCAGTGTTTCAACTCCTTTAATCATCAAATggcttgaaaatatttccaaaaaggATGGACCTTTTATTTATGGCAGGACGCAGATGACGTTGACTTTTCAGAAGGAGGTTGCAGAG AGGCTTACAGCTAATCCAGGAAGTAAGCAACGTAGCAGACTGTCCATCATGTCTCAGCATCTCTGCACTGTTGAAAACTGTTTCGTAATTCCGGGTCAAGCCTTTGTTCCAAAGCCAGAG GTGGATGTGGCTGTGGTGCATTTCACTCCGTTGGTGCAACCAAAGATACAGCAGCCGTTCGAGCTAGTAGAAAAAGTGGTTCGAAGTGTTTTTCagtttagaagaaaatactgcttcCGCGGAATTCA GACCTTGTTTCCTGAAAGTGGACGtttgaaaagaacagaacagcTGATGATGACAGCAAATGTTGATCCAACTCTGCGTCCTTTTCAGCTCTCCATGTCACAGTTTAGAAATCTGTGCAATACATACAGGAAAATGTGTGATGAAGACCCAGGCCTTTTTGTGTACAATTACAGAGAAGACCTGAGGCAAAAGAAGAAGATGAGGAATGTACTTAGAAGTAGTGAGCAGCCCGAAcagactgaagaggaaaatgagCTGTAA
- the CLDN20 gene encoding claudin-20, translated as MASASLQFFAFILALFGVFGDITATLLPNWKVNADVGSNIITAITQMQGLWMDCTWYSTGMFSCTLKYSVLSLPIYIQAARTTMVLSCILSAFGICITTVGMKCTKLGGNTDSKSHACFAGGICFILAGIFGLVPTSWYTREIISDFLDQTIPESSKHEPGGAVYTGFISAGLLLIAGVIFCTSCFKKQQGAWIYPPKQHHFPSTEEESNTGYNLKDYV; from the coding sequence ATGGCATCAGCAAGCCTGcagttctttgcttttattctggCTTTGTTCGGTGTCTTTGGAGATATCACAGCCACCTTGCTACCAAACTGGAAGGTAAATGCAGATGTTGGTTCAAATATCATAACAGCTATAACACAGATGCAAGGACTTTGGATGGACTGCACATGGTACAGCACTGGGATGTTTAGCTGTACCCTGAAATACTCCgttctctctctccccatctACATCCAGGCTGCACGGACCACCATGGTACTGTCTTGTATCCTATCAGCCTTTGGGATCTGCATCACTACAGTTGGAATGAAATGCACAAAGCTGGGAGGGAACACTGACAGCAAAAGTCACGCTTGTTTTGCTGGAGGAATCTGCTTCATTCTTGCAGGAATCTTTGGATTAGTACCAACATCCTGGTATacaagagaaattatttcagattttctggACCAGACCATTCCAGAGAGCAGTAAACATGAACCAGGAGGAGCGGTTTATACAGGATTCATTTCAGCAGGGCTTCTGCTTATCGCAGGTGTGATCTTCTGCActtcctgttttaaaaagcagcaaggagCATGGATTTACCCTCCAAAGCAGCACCATTTCCCATCCACAGAGGAGGAGAGCAACACAGGTTACAACCTGAAGGACTATGTGTAA